The sequence cataggaataaaaagaaattatatttacaaaagtcATTTAAACCCATTTCTTAATTATCTAATTTtgcactttgaaaatattataaaaacccAAATTTCTTTGTAGTGTTGATCCAACTTAACATTTGAATTCAAAGAGGAGAGATGGAAATTCTGATCAGTATGTCCTATGCTGTCACTTGAACCTGAATTACTGCTGCTTATATTGTGATGCAATAATGACCATTTTCCTACAGATAGGAGCCCTTGATAACCCCTCCCACTTCAAAGGCATCTGAcctcaccaccaaaaaaaaaaaaattctatctaaaGTAGGTAATTTCAAGAGTAATGGGTCTTTTCTGTGAACAGTAATACACCAAAATGAATTTTCAGGATACAGAACAGGATATTCACAAATTTCTAGATCTCTGAAGTTGGCCTGCAGTCTTTTGCTAATATCTTTTGAGGAATGATCAATCATAaaaaggttttaaatattttctctgtcctATTAGGACTCCAAGTTTGTCAAACAGTTGGTTGTAAACCATACTTTAAATCTTTCCAAGGCGAAATCATTTTAATTGGTGCCAGATATGGTGGAACAGTGGTCAGTAAACTATGAAGTAGATTATTTCCCTTAAAAACTGaagtaaaaatgtgtatttattaatCTTCCTTTGCAGGCTATGGAACTCTTAAAGTTATCCATATTAATAGAGTGCTAACAAGAGACATTCAATACACTTAATTTGACATATTGTAGAGGTACTAGCACTGATAGAAGCAAATGGGTTCTCCTCGTAtacttttcttctattctatacccCAACACAAGTCAAGGATCAGAATGAGATGTTTCAGGGATATTCAATAAAACCCCATAAATGTTTGCTTTCTGCTCAAAATTTAAACTGATTAAAAACATGGTAATAATCCTCCACAGTTTTAATCGAATGTTCTGAAActatatttgtatttctaataaATCTGTATGATTCACTTTttgcaaaagtattttttaaaaggagctcTTGATTAGATGAATTATCAACATTAATACTTTTAAGAATCAAAATTTGTTCAATTTCCTTTGAACATAAAATACTCCACAGAATTCAcatttcaaactaaaattttattctagtttGGAGAACTTTGCTCTCTCACTTCCTTCTTTCTCATTAATACATCTAGTCAGTGGAGTTGTACCCCTCTCAATAAACACAAGGAACCtaataaataagaggaaaaataaacttaCAAATACTCTTTTTTCTATTATCCCATATTTTAAATCCTTACCAGTTTTATGGCCTCCTGAACTAgattattagaataaatataaagaagagcCAGAAAAGATACTTCTCAATAAAACACTTGTGGaccaaacatgaaaaattgtaaaTTTCACTAGATTATTCATAATTCTAACATGTTTTAAGACAAACATTTGCTCTTAAGAGATACCTGTTATCATCcaatgtctctaaaaataaagtgtaaaCCCAGCTTTTACATTTGATGTCATATTTTGAGTATTTTCGGCATTATATCACCGTTACAATTCTAAAATTTcagtaaacaaaaaaattctcatttttttttctttaaaggactttattttgtttccagGACCAAATAGAAGCCCTATGAATTTTGGGGCTTTGCTCTCCAATCCCAACACCAGTATTTTAACTTCAAATTCCCCTTTTTCCCCCTGGAAGGTCAATGATCCTCGTGGTTCTCAGGTCACATCTTTAAGTCACCCTTCTGCTCTACTTCATTGTTGTGCTCTTGAGCTCCCTTTCCTGAAGAAAGCTGTACCACGCCTGGAGGAGTAGGGCCTCCTCCTGCAGggctctctcctcctcctgaAGGGCGCTGTGCTCTTCTCTCAGAGCCTTGTTCTCCTTCCGCAGGGCCCGCTCCTCCTTCCACAgggcctcttcctccttccccagcgCCATGCCCTCCTTCACCAGGGCCTCTTCCTCCATGTTGATGGCTCTCTTCTGGTGGTGCAGGGCCCTGATCTCCTGGTTCAGGGACCTCATTTCCTCGTCCAGAGCCTTGGCCTCGTTCTGGAAGGCGATCTCCTGCTGCTTGCGGGCCTTGAGCTGGGCCTCGCAGGCTCGTTTCTGTTGCCGACTGGATTTTCTCTGCGTGTTCAAGGCCTTGACATTTTCTCTGGGTAATTTCTGTTTCTCCAGAGTGGTCTTTTTCAGCTCCCAGAGGACCTGGTTTTCCTCCTGCAGGAGCTGGTTCCTTTCCCGGATCAACTTGTTGTCCCTTCGGAAGGCTTCGCTCTCCCCTCTGAGAGCTTTGTTCTCTCTCCACAGGGACTTGTTGTCCTTCCTGAAAATGTCATTCTCCTTTCTGGACGCGCAGTTCGCTTTCCAGAGGTTCTTTCCCACTTCGGGAGATTCATGATTGACTTGACTTTGTTCTCGGGCACAAGAGCAGAAAGGGGAAAACAACTGCAGTATCTTCTTTttattgatccattttgattcaGAGCTATCCATGTTCCTTAGTGTGCTGAGCTCAATATATCTATTTGGCTCCCACTACAGGTGAACTAGTGATGCTTGCAACAGAAAAAGCCCTATATGTGCTGAGAATTTCTTCATACAGTTCTGGTTGTGGTGCTGACTTGTATTAGGAGAAATGTGGCCGGGTCTAAACCAGGCTCAGTCCGGCTCACTGGAGGAGAAAGCAGTGAATATATGAATTAAAGTCAGTAAACTAATTATAAGGTTGATATCACTCAAATTGGGTCTAAGTCACAACAcgtaaattatatattaataacttTATCCTGAAGTGCATGTTGAGTCGATCAAGAATAATGCATGGAATTATTATCTGATGTCAACTAAATTACTTCTGCTAAATATGATCTTCTACTAATCAactcattttcaataaatatatcacTTGTTATTAGTATGGAAatacattatgtattttaaaaatgtttctagttatataaaaataattccagtaagaactaaaaaaaaaattttaaaagaagttctgTATCATACTGTTTAAACATTTAAGATTATTTGAACTGttaaatagttaaatatttaACTAGAGTCTCACTTACAATTCTGTGATCTCTGAATTCCCTGAACATCTGATCTCTGCtaataacagaaaacaaataagtaaCATCTTATGTCAACTATAGTGATGTCATTTAGGGTCAGAATTAATGACACAATGAGTCAAATATGTAGCATTTGTCTCTTTTGTTAGTatgtgttttaagaaaaaaactgattttgaagataaagtttatatttgatgtttttttgttAAGCTAATATGTATTTGATCCTTACTTCCACATGAATTATTAACATTGacttaaaacattgatttttgttattaacAAAAT comes from Urocitellus parryii isolate mUroPar1 chromosome Y, mUroPar1.hap1, whole genome shotgun sequence and encodes:
- the LOC144250997 gene encoding uncharacterized protein LOC144250997, with the translated sequence MDSSESKWINKKKILQLFSPFCSCAREQSQVNHESPEVGKNLWKANCASRKENDIFRKDNKSLWRENKALRGESEAFRRDNKLIRERNQLLQEENQVLWELKKTTLEKQKLPRENVKALNTQRKSSRQQKRACEAQLKARKQQEIAFQNEAKALDEEMRSLNQEIRALHHQKRAINMEEEALVKEGMALGKEEEALWKEERALRKENKALREEHSALQEEERALQEEALLLQAWYSFLQERELKSTTMK